A region of Chlorocebus sabaeus isolate Y175 unplaced genomic scaffold, mChlSab1.0.hap1 unalloc_scaffold_159, whole genome shotgun sequence DNA encodes the following proteins:
- the LOC119622947 gene encoding uncharacterized protein isoform X3: MISNPDLVTCLEQIKEPYNLKIHETAAKPPAMCSPFSQDLSPVQGIEDSFQNLVLRRYEKCGYENLQLRKGCKHVNECKVQKGVNSGVYQCLSTTQSKIFQCNTCVKVFSKLSNSNKHKTRHTGEKPFKCTECGRSFYMSHLIQHTGIHAGEKPYKCEKCSKAFNRSTSLTKHKRIHTGEKPYTCEECGKAFRRSTVLNEHKKIHTGEKPYKCKECGKTFRWSTSLNEHKNIHTGEKPYKCEECGKAFRQSRSLNEHKNIHTGEKPYTCEKCGKAFNQSSSLIIHRSIHSEQKLYKCEECGKAFTWSSSLNKHKRIHTGEKPYTCEECGKAFYRSSHLAKHKRIHTGEKPYPCEECGKAFNQSSTLILHKRIHSGQKPYKCEECGIAFTRSTTLNEHKKIHTGEKPYKCEECGKAFVWSASLSEHKNIHTGEKPYKCKECGKAFNQSSGLIIHRSIHSEQKLYKCEECSKAFTRSTALNEHKKIHSGEKPYKCKECGKAYNLSSTLTKHRRIHTGEKPFTCEECVKAFNWSSSLTKHKIIHTGEKFYKCEQCGIGPQPLLYTSEFTLGHWWNMK, encoded by the exons ctaTGTGTTCTCCTTTCAGCCAAGACCTTTCACCAGTGCAGGGGATAGAAGATTCATTCCAAAATCTTGTACTGAGAAGATACGAGAAATGTGGATATGAGAATTTACAATTAAGAAAGGGCTGTAAACATGTGAATGAGTGTAAGGTGCAGAAAGGAGTTAATAGTGGAGTTTATCAATGCTTGTCAACTAcccaaagtaaaatatttcaatgtaataCATGTGTTAAAGTTTTTAGTAAACTTTCAAATTCAAACAAACATAAGACAAgacatactggagagaaaccctttaAATGTACAGAATGTGGCAGATCATTTTACATGTCACACCTAATTCAACATACAGGAATTCatgctggagagaaaccctacaaatgtgaaaaatgcAGCAAAGCCTTTAATAGGTCAACATCACTTactaaacataagagaattcatactggagagaaaccctacacatgtgaagaatgtgggaaagcctttagaCGGTCCACAGTTCTGAAtgaacataagaaaattcatactggagagaaaccctacaaatgtaaagaatgtggcaaaacctttaGATGGTCCACAAGCCTGAACGAACATAAGAatattcatactggagagaaaccctacaaatgtgaagaatgtggcaaagcctttagacAGTCCAGGAGTCTgaatgaacataaaaatattcataccGGAGAAAAACCCTACACATGTGaaaaatgtggcaaagcctttaaccaATCCTCAAGTCTTATTATACACAGGAGCATTCATTCTGAACAAAAactttacaaatgtgaagaatgtggcaaagcctttactTGGTCCTCATCCCTTAataaacataagagaattcatactggagagaaaccctacacatgtgaagaatgtggcaaagccttttaTCGGTCCTCACACCTTGctaaacataagagaattcatactggggagaaaccctacccgtgtgaagaatgtggcaaagctttcaaCCAATCCTCGACCCTTATATTACACAAGAGAATTCATTCTGGAcaaaaaccttacaaatgtgaagaatgtggcataGCCTTTACACGGTCCACAACACTGAAtgaacataagaaaattcatactggtgagaaaccctacaaatgtgaagaatgtggcaaagctttcgTATGGTCCGCAAGCCTGAGTGAACATAAGAatattcatactggagagaaaccctacaaatgtaaagaatgtggcaaagcttttaaccagTCCTCAGGCCTTATTATACACAGGAGCATTCATTCTGAACAAAAgctttacaaatgtgaagaatgcaGCAAAGCCTTTACTCGGTCCACAGCCCTGAATGAACACAAGAAAATTCattctggagagaaaccctacaaatgtaaagaatgtggcaaagcctatAACTTATCCTCAACCCTTACTAAACATAGGAGAATTCATACCGGAGAGAAACCCTTCACATGTGAAGAATGTGTCAAAGCCTTCAATTGGTCTTCATCccttactaaacataagataattcatactggagagaaattcTACAAATGTGAACAATGTGGCATCGGCCCTCAACCCTTACTGTACACAAGCGAATTCACACTG GGGCATTGGTGGAACATGAAGTGA
- the LOC119622947 gene encoding uncharacterized protein isoform X4, translated as MISNPDLVTCLEQIKEPYNLKIHETAAKPPAMCSPFSQDLSPVQGIEDSFQNLVLRRYEKCGYENLQLRKGCKHVNECKVQKGVNSGVYQCLSTTQSKIFQCNTCVKVFSKLSNSNKHKTRHTGEKPFKCTECGRSFYMSHLIQHTGIHAGEKPYKCEKCSKAFNRSTSLTKHKRIHTGEKPYTCEECGKAFRRSTVLNEHKKIHTGEKPYKCKECGKTFRWSTSLNEHKNIHTGEKPYKCEECGKAFRQSRSLNEHKNIHTGEKPYTCEKCGKAFNQSSSLIIHRSIHSEQKLYKCEECGKAFTWSSSLNKHKRIHTGEKPYTCEECGKAFYRSSHLAKHKRIHTGEKPYPCEECGKAFNQSSTLILHKRIHSGQKPYKCEECGIAFTRSTTLNEHKKIHTGEKPYKCEECGKAFVWSASLSEHKNIHTGEKPYKCKECGKAFNQSSGLIIHRSIHSEQKLYKCEECSKAFTRSTALNEHKKIHSGEKPYKCKECGKAYNLSSTLTKHRRIHTGEKPFTCEECVKAFNWSSSLTKHKIIHTGEKFYKCEQCGIGPQPLLYTSEFTLSQGNLF; from the coding sequence ctaTGTGTTCTCCTTTCAGCCAAGACCTTTCACCAGTGCAGGGGATAGAAGATTCATTCCAAAATCTTGTACTGAGAAGATACGAGAAATGTGGATATGAGAATTTACAATTAAGAAAGGGCTGTAAACATGTGAATGAGTGTAAGGTGCAGAAAGGAGTTAATAGTGGAGTTTATCAATGCTTGTCAACTAcccaaagtaaaatatttcaatgtaataCATGTGTTAAAGTTTTTAGTAAACTTTCAAATTCAAACAAACATAAGACAAgacatactggagagaaaccctttaAATGTACAGAATGTGGCAGATCATTTTACATGTCACACCTAATTCAACATACAGGAATTCatgctggagagaaaccctacaaatgtgaaaaatgcAGCAAAGCCTTTAATAGGTCAACATCACTTactaaacataagagaattcatactggagagaaaccctacacatgtgaagaatgtgggaaagcctttagaCGGTCCACAGTTCTGAAtgaacataagaaaattcatactggagagaaaccctacaaatgtaaagaatgtggcaaaacctttaGATGGTCCACAAGCCTGAACGAACATAAGAatattcatactggagagaaaccctacaaatgtgaagaatgtggcaaagcctttagacAGTCCAGGAGTCTgaatgaacataaaaatattcataccGGAGAAAAACCCTACACATGTGaaaaatgtggcaaagcctttaaccaATCCTCAAGTCTTATTATACACAGGAGCATTCATTCTGAACAAAAactttacaaatgtgaagaatgtggcaaagcctttactTGGTCCTCATCCCTTAataaacataagagaattcatactggagagaaaccctacacatgtgaagaatgtggcaaagccttttaTCGGTCCTCACACCTTGctaaacataagagaattcatactggggagaaaccctacccgtgtgaagaatgtggcaaagctttcaaCCAATCCTCGACCCTTATATTACACAAGAGAATTCATTCTGGAcaaaaaccttacaaatgtgaagaatgtggcataGCCTTTACACGGTCCACAACACTGAAtgaacataagaaaattcatactggtgagaaaccctacaaatgtgaagaatgtggcaaagctttcgTATGGTCCGCAAGCCTGAGTGAACATAAGAatattcatactggagagaaaccctacaaatgtaaagaatgtggcaaagcttttaaccagTCCTCAGGCCTTATTATACACAGGAGCATTCATTCTGAACAAAAgctttacaaatgtgaagaatgcaGCAAAGCCTTTACTCGGTCCACAGCCCTGAATGAACACAAGAAAATTCattctggagagaaaccctacaaatgtaaagaatgtggcaaagcctatAACTTATCCTCAACCCTTACTAAACATAGGAGAATTCATACCGGAGAGAAACCCTTCACATGTGAAGAATGTGTCAAAGCCTTCAATTGGTCTTCATCccttactaaacataagataattcatactggagagaaattcTACAAATGTGAACAATGTGGCATCGGCCCTCAACCCTTACTGTACACAAGCGAATTCACACTG